In the Marinobacter sp. Arc7-DN-1 genome, GTCAGGGAAAGCCAGCTAAGCCGGGCGAGAAGTACGCTGGACGGCCAGTTCGAGGATGTCGTGGTGTCCCCTCTGCGTGCGCCCGAGCTGATCGCCCGAATCGCAAACATGCTCCGGCTGCGGCAGTCCACCGTGGAACTGAGCCAGCGGGCCAATGAGAGCGAAAGCGCGCTGGAGAATATGGACCGGGCTTTCCGTATTTTCTCAGCCTGCAATGAGCTGGTGATTCGGGCCAAGACCGAAACGGAGCTTCTGGATGAGATGCTTGGGCAATTGGTGGGCGATCACGGTTATCGGTTCGCATGGTTCGGCATAGCGCAACACGATGAACAGAAGTCCGTTGAGGTGATTGCTCACTGTGGCGGCGCGGCGGAGTACCTGGAAAACATGCAACTCTCCTGGGGCGACAACGCCCAGGGGCAAGGCCCTGCTGGCAGCGCCATACGCCGCTGCCAGCCGGAAGTCTCGCAGAACTTGCACACCGACCCCCTTTTTGACCCCTGGCGGGGCAGCGCCGCCCAACACGGCATGAACTCAGTGCTGGCGTTACCTCTGCTGATCTCAGAGAACACGGTCGGTGTACTGGCACTTTATTCCGAAAAACCGAACGCCTTCGGAGAATCGGAAATAGAACTGATGTGGCGCCTGGCCAAAAACATCGCCCTTGGGCTAAGCGCGCTGCGCAGTCATCAGGCCCTGGATGCGGAAAAGGAGCGCGCCGAAGAGCGGGCCTACCGGGATGCCCTAACCAAATTGCCGAACCGTCAGTGGGTGCTGGAAGAGCTGGGCTCGCTGGAAGCGAAATCAGAGCGGGAGCAGGCCCACGCCGCTGTGCTCTTTATTGACCTGGACGGCTTCAAGAGAGTCAACGATGGCCTGGGTCACGAAGCAGGCGACTGCTTCGCTGGCCACAGGAAGATGGCACCCTGCTGAGCCCCGCCCACTTCATTCCAATGCTGGAGGAAAGCGGGCTCATCGTGCGCCTGGGAACCTGGATCATCAAGCAGGCCTGTCGCGATCTTCGCAAAGCACGGGAATTTGCTCCCAATCTACGCATGGCCGTGAACCTGTCTGTGCGCCAGCTATGGCAACCGACCTTGACCCAACAGATCCAGCAGACCATCCAGGATGAAGGGTTACCGCCCGGCGCACTGGAACTGGAAGTCACCGAATCGTCAATGATGAGCGATGTTCCCCGCATGGAAAGGATGCTGCACGAATTTCACGATCACGGATTTACCGTCGCCATCGACGACTTCGGAACCGGCTACTCGTCCCTCGCCAGACTTGCCTTCCTTCCGGTCAACACCCTGAAGCTGGACAAGTCCTTCCTGGATGACATGCACAAGAGCGACATGGCTCGCCAACTGGTGACCACCATCGTGCAAATGGCGGACAACCTGCGTTTGAATCTGGTGGCGGAAGGCATCGAAACAGACGACCAACTGCAAATGCTGGCGGAGCTTCAGTGCCCGCTCGGCCAGGGATTTCTGTTCACAAAACCTCTGCCATTTGATGCGCTGGTCACCTATCTCAAGACCCCATCCCGACTCTCTTAAGGCTGTACATCCATGTCTATGTTGGCTTCTTCTGATGGTACGCTTCAACAATACTGTATAGACAGTCCTTCGGTGGAGCACACCATGAAAAGAGTCGATGCTAACTTCTGCATGCCAGTGCCAACGCCAGGTCAATCTGGAAAAGCACGGAATTAATTTCGAGGCCACCCAAAGGCTGTGGAAAGTTCCGTACTTGCTGGAAATCCGCGTAAAATCAGAGGGCGAGCCAATCATTGTTGCATTTTATATAGCTGAAACCACAGCATCCTTTGACGAAAGAAATGCAGCGATAGCTGAGCTTGGAAGCGTTATCAGAGAAATAGTTGAGTCAAACTGATATTGCATCAAGGCCATGCACCGGATGCCAAAATCTCCGCTTCGCTCCGGTTTTGTCACCGGTGATGGCGGGCGTTAGCTGTGATTGCCCCACCCGAATAGTGATACTATAGTGTCACTAATAGTCTGATTCAGGGGGAGCCGATGAAAGTTGAGCTTGTTACGAACCTCAAGCGCCAAGCCACGAAGATTCTGGCGGACCTGCATTTGTCAAAGGAGCCGATACTGATCACGGAGCATGGTCAGCCATCGGCCTATCTTGTCGATGTTCAGGATTACGAGTTTATGCAGCGCCGGCTTGAGCTGCTTGAGGGGCTCTCACGGGGAGAGCGTGCGGTACTTGAGGGAAGAACATGCAGCCAAAGTGAGGCCAGGGCGAAAATGAGTAAATGGCTGAAGTAATCTGGACGGAGCCCGCGCTTCAGGAACTGGACGCTATTGCCGAGTACGTTGATCTGGATAATCCTGCTGCCGCAAGCCATTTGGTCGAAGAAGTCTTCGATAAAACCGAGCGTTTGCAGGATTTTCCCCAATCCGGACGGATTCCTCCGGAGCTCCCCAATTCGGTATACAGAGAAGTAGTGGTGCCCCCTTGTCGAATTTTTTTTCGTGAAGATAAGAAACGGGTTCTCATACTCTGTGTTATGAGAGAGGAGCGGCAGCTTCGTGCATACATACTTGGGAGTAGCTAACCAGGTGCGCTTCGGCGCCATGCACCAAGGAGAGTGAAGTGCCAATAACCGGCGAGTGTTTTTGCGGTGAGGTGAGGAGGAGTCCATCCCATTGCTTACGTGGGAAATACTGCCCGATACAGCGACTCAGTATCATGAGCAGGGTCCCAGGAATGCATAACACAGGCACGGCGAAGGCTATTACTACATTGCGGCTTCGCCTCCATTCCGCAGCCGCGCGTGCTGTTGGCGTTTCTTGACCGCACCTGTTAACTGGTGCTAGTAGTTATACCAGTTCTGTCGATTTGGTGACTGCCATGCAAGTGAAATTTTCTGAGGATGTTATTCCTCTTTCAGACCTGAAGATTAATCCCGGAAAGGTGGTTGGTCGAGCTCAGGATACGCATCGTCCAATCCTGCTTACTAGCCGTGGCCGTGGTGTCGCTGTTGTTCAGGGGCTTGAGGATTACGAGCGAACCGCAGAGGAACTACGGTTCGTAAAGGCGGTGGCGCAAGGGCTCATGGACGTTCGTGAGGGCAACACTGTATCTTTGGAGGAAGCCAGGAAAACGCTAGGCATCAAGTAAATGGAATTACGCATCGCACAGTCTGCCCTTGAAGATTTGCAGGCTATTCAGGAGTACTACACAGAGCAGGATGTGCCGCATATTGGTGACGGGTATGTGACTGCTATTTTGGAGCACTCGGGAATGCTGAAGCATCATCCTGAGGCTGGCCGAGCTGTTCCTGAATTCAGTCTGGATCATATTCGAGAGTTGATTCACTCGCCTTTTCGAGTTGTTTACCTGAGGCAAGCCACCGAAGTTGTGCTTATTCGAATCTGGCGGAGTGAGAGACAACTCGAATTACCAGAAAACGAAACATAACCCATATGCGGGAGCTGTGCAGAGTTGCGTCCGAGGTCCGCGTCTTTCCTGTTGTCTCGTTGCAGCCTGTTGGCTACCGGTTTCAAAAAGGTGCCACAGAAATGTTGGTGGCTGTGGCCTACGATCCGGCCATACGCTTCATGATCCGGTCACCGAGCAGGTACTGGTGTGCCAGCGCTGCAGTCACATGCAATCCGATCATCAGCCAGAGCACGTTTGCCAGGACCTCATGGATGTCTTCGCCACTGTCTTCCAGCCACGCCACTTCCGGGCCGGAAGCAAAAACCGTCCACCCGAAGAAAGTGACAGTGTCTCCCTCCCCAAGGGCCGTCGCCAGCCCTGACAGAGGCATCAGAATCATCAGTGCATACAGAGCGAAATGCCCCCACTTTGCCATGGTCGCCCAGTGTGCAGGCGCTGTAAGGCGCGACCGGTTCAGCCATCGCCACAAACCACGAAATACCACCAGCGCGAACAATGCCAGCCCCACACTCTGATGCCAGGCCATCAAGGAGGCCTCCGAGAGGCTATCCTCCAGAGCCTCGAACCACACCTCGCTGCCGAGCATGGCCAGCAGCAGGACTGCCATAATCCAGTGCAAGGCACGGGAAACGGCACCGTAACGGCTTCCAGCGTCCATCATTGTCATCGTCGATCTCCTTCAGAATGTTGGCGAACTCCCCCTCCAGGGCTCTCGCGCTAATTACGGCGTATCAGTCCCGGTGCGAGCTATTGCACCAGAAAAACGTCGCAGAATTGTCTCGGGTGGCAGCCGAATTTGTCGCAAATTGTCTCAACAGCCTGAATTGGGATGATTTTTGACAACCTCATGCCCATGCCCCGCGATGACTCCCCTATAATCGGGACAGTGAGTACACAGACGGAGTAATGAGTGAGCACTTCTCCCACGATTCTGGTGGTCGACGACCACCGAGACATTCGCGACCTGGTAGGCCGTTATCTGCAGGAACACGGGCTGCGCGTGCTCCTGGCCGATGGTGGGGATGCCTTGAAGCGCCAGCTGAGAGACCACTCTGTGGACCTGGTCGTGCTGGACATCATGATGCCGGGAGAGGATGGCCTGACTCTCTGCCGCTACCTGCGCGAACACACCGGGTTGCCCGTTATTCTGCTGACCGCCATGAGCGAGGAGACCGATCGCATCGTCGGCCTGGAAATGGGCGCCGACGACTACCTGACCAAACCCTTCAATCCGCGGGAGCTTCTGGCCCGCATTAAGGCGGTTCTGCGCCGCACCATCGCGCTACCACCCCAACGCAGCCCGATGGCCGGGCAGTGCCTGTCATTCGAGGGCTGGACCCTGGACGTCGATCGCCATCAACTGATCGATCCCGAAGGCGTCGAAGTGTCTCTCAGCACCGCCGAATACAAGTTGCTGCTGGCCTTTCTGGAGCACGCCGGTCGGGTGTTGTCCCGGGATCAGCTCATGGACCTGACCCTCGGCAGGGAAGCAGACGCCTTCGATCGCAGTATCGATAATCATGTCAGCCGGCTACGCCGGAAAATCGATCCGGACCCCCGCAACCCCCGGCTGATCAAGACCATCTGGGGGGGCGGGTACCAATGGATTGCCAGCGTGGGAGGCGCAGGGCAATGAAGTTGTGGCCCCGGCGTGCCGGCGGGCAGCTGGCACTCTTGCTGATCCTGGTGCTGCTGGTGGCACAGATCATCACCATCGCGATTCTGGCCGGAGAGCGACAGGGCGCTCTGCGCAGCGCCAGCCTCGAACATGTGCTGCAACGGGTTACGGATGCCTACACCCTGCTAGACACTACCGACCCGGAGCGGCAGGAACGCATATTACGGGCACTTTCCAGCCCCTCCCTGCAGCTTTCCATCGATCCGTCAGCGCATCTCACCAATGACCTGTCCCCAACAATGACTGAGCAACTGGCTATAGAGTTGGGTCTGCCCCGGGGGCAGGTGAGAGCCGCAATGGAAGCCGATAAACAGGAATGTTTGTCATGGCACGAATCGGAGCAGGATGAACATGACGAACGCGCGAAACACGATGACCATGAGCAGCATCTAGAGGATGAAGAGCGCCGGGAACACCGCAAGGAAAGAGAAGAGGAGCGGCAAGAGAAACGACAAGAGTGCCCGCCCATTCTGAGCGTGTCCCTGGCATTGCCCACGGGGCAGTGGGTCAACGCCCGGGCTCAGCCGCCTGCACCCTCGTGGCTCTGGCTCAAGGCAACGCTCACCAGTGTAGGCATTACTGCCATACTGCTGATACTCACGCTCCTGCTGGCTATCCGCCACATTCTGCGCCCCGTTAACGAACTGAGTAATGCCGCCCATGCCTTCGGGCGTGGTGAAAAGGTCCGGATTCCGGAGCGTGGTCCTGAAGATATTCGCGAAGTAACG is a window encoding:
- a CDS encoding GAF domain-containing protein yields the protein MAQILVLLGHSGNKRLLSQILENHELLGPQNGLIPDRNFDMVIADLGALVKWRDTLAAHREAQAPALIPVLLVVRESQLSRARSTLDGQFEDVVVSPLRAPELIARIANMLRLRQSTVELSQRANESESALENMDRAFRIFSACNELVIRAKTETELLDEMLGQLVGDHGYRFAWFGIAQHDEQKSVEVIAHCGGAAEYLENMQLSWGDNAQGQGPAGSAIRRCQPEVSQNLHTDPLFDPWRGSAAQHGMNSVLALPLLISENTVGVLALYSEKPNAFGESEIELMWRLAKNIALGLSALRSHQALDAEKERAEERAYRDALTKLPNRQWVLEELGSLEAKSEREQAHAAVLFIDLDGFKRVNDGLGHEAGDCFAGHRKMAPC
- a CDS encoding EAL domain-containing protein gives rise to the protein MLEESGLIVRLGTWIIKQACRDLRKAREFAPNLRMAVNLSVRQLWQPTLTQQIQQTIQDEGLPPGALELEVTESSMMSDVPRMERMLHEFHDHGFTVAIDDFGTGYSSLARLAFLPVNTLKLDKSFLDDMHKSDMARQLVTTIVQMADNLRLNLVAEGIETDDQLQMLAELQCPLGQGFLFTKPLPFDALVTYLKTPSRLS
- a CDS encoding type II toxin-antitoxin system Phd/YefM family antitoxin, whose translation is MKVELVTNLKRQATKILADLHLSKEPILITEHGQPSAYLVDVQDYEFMQRRLELLEGLSRGERAVLEGRTCSQSEARAKMSKWLK
- a CDS encoding type II toxin-antitoxin system RelE/ParE family toxin, producing the protein MAEVIWTEPALQELDAIAEYVDLDNPAAASHLVEEVFDKTERLQDFPQSGRIPPELPNSVYREVVVPPCRIFFREDKKRVLILCVMREERQLRAYILGSS
- a CDS encoding type II toxin-antitoxin system Phd/YefM family antitoxin, with the protein product MQVKFSEDVIPLSDLKINPGKVVGRAQDTHRPILLTSRGRGVAVVQGLEDYERTAEELRFVKAVAQGLMDVREGNTVSLEEARKTLGIK
- a CDS encoding type II toxin-antitoxin system RelE/ParE family toxin; the encoded protein is MELRIAQSALEDLQAIQEYYTEQDVPHIGDGYVTAILEHSGMLKHHPEAGRAVPEFSLDHIRELIHSPFRVVYLRQATEVVLIRIWRSERQLELPENET
- a CDS encoding cytochrome b, encoding MTMMDAGSRYGAVSRALHWIMAVLLLAMLGSEVWFEALEDSLSEASLMAWHQSVGLALFALVVFRGLWRWLNRSRLTAPAHWATMAKWGHFALYALMILMPLSGLATALGEGDTVTFFGWTVFASGPEVAWLEDSGEDIHEVLANVLWLMIGLHVTAALAHQYLLGDRIMKRMAGS
- a CDS encoding response regulator — protein: MSTSPTILVVDDHRDIRDLVGRYLQEHGLRVLLADGGDALKRQLRDHSVDLVVLDIMMPGEDGLTLCRYLREHTGLPVILLTAMSEETDRIVGLEMGADDYLTKPFNPRELLARIKAVLRRTIALPPQRSPMAGQCLSFEGWTLDVDRHQLIDPEGVEVSLSTAEYKLLLAFLEHAGRVLSRDQLMDLTLGREADAFDRSIDNHVSRLRRKIDPDPRNPRLIKTIWGGGYQWIASVGGAGQ
- a CDS encoding sensor histidine kinase; amino-acid sequence: MKLWPRRAGGQLALLLILVLLVAQIITIAILAGERQGALRSASLEHVLQRVTDAYTLLDTTDPERQERILRALSSPSLQLSIDPSAHLTNDLSPTMTEQLAIELGLPRGQVRAAMEADKQECLSWHESEQDEHDERAKHDDHEQHLEDEERREHRKEREEERQEKRQECPPILSVSLALPTGQWVNARAQPPAPSWLWLKATLTSVGITAILLILTLLLAIRHILRPVNELSNAAHAFGRGEKVRIPERGPEDIREVTRAFNQMQHQVSRAQEDRGRLLAALAHDLRTPITSMRLRVEMLPEGEDRDRLLETLQEMQHLAEATLDFIRGSTTEQHRRYDLATLLDSLCGDLQEMGMAVEYEDSPRCVLQGQPEAVKRALRNLIENAVNYGQRAVVKLDATEKEAVITITDQGPGIPEAERERVFQPFYRLEQSRSRETGGAGLGLAIARTLIRGMGGDIRLDTGSEDQGLQVSVTLPKTG